Below is a genomic region from Populus trichocarpa isolate Nisqually-1 chromosome 15, P.trichocarpa_v4.1, whole genome shotgun sequence.
aATAACAACTCAATACAGTACAACGATTAAGATAAAAATTACGTTAACCAGACAACAAAACAATGAAGTGGTAGTAATGACCAAAACGTTGAGGCCTTTAACGaatcaaaaactaaatcatattcttaccaagaaaataaaaaccacaagtgtaaatctttcaaaaaatcaagctcaagaaaataaaaggtgggACTTTGTGAAAAGGGAAAGAGGGATTCTATACTTACATTAAGGAATCGTTCCAATTCAGCTGAGTTAACTGATGAAGGATCCattgttttagtttctttgatttttctatcTGGGTAAATAGCCTAAAACCCTGCTTTTGTTTGACGACCGCTTCCTTCAAAACCCTAAGCCAGAGCTTCTCTTTGGAACCAAAAGAAATAGTAGGAAAGCGGTTAGTAAATGCTTCTTGGGCTTATATTCAATGGCCTGCCAAAATCTTTAGCAATTCTCATTTTCTACATTTACAACCCAAACAAAAGCAGTTCAACCCGAGACTCCAGGGCCTAACCCgggtccaaaaaaaaatcaattaaaacatatCTAGTGTAACCTTAGAGATTCAACCCCTAATTCATGTGAAATTTTTTGGAGAAGCTGAGGGattgtttgagagtatggttgtgattgttttttaaaatgttttttatatttaaatgcattaaaataatatttttattttttaaaattattgttgagatcaacatatcaaaataattcaaaacataaaaaaaaaaatttaaaaaaaatttgaattttttaggaaGGTCTCGAAATGACATTAGCTAATCTGGTCCAAAATCCAAGTTGATccagtaaaaaattaaagttaacccgtaaatccaattaaaaaccCTGATATGGTCAAAATCTCATACTTaatctattaattattatttttattaaaataatatcattttaattttttaattctttttataaatttagataAAGTGGACTCGCACATTCATGGAACGAAAAGTGTGCTCCGAGGTCCATGATCATGTGTTAGCATAAACAAACTTTCTTATGCATTAAGcatcacctttttcttttttttttaaaccatcaAATACATATGATAAAGAGAGGTTAATCATATGTATGATTGTCAACATACTGATCAAAATAATAGTAAAAGTGATCATGCCTTTCGATCTAATGGTTGTTTAATGCAATGGGGTTCGTCTTTCTTCTCTAGTCATCATCGTCAAAGAAATTATGGTTTGAAATTAACTAGCTGAGGAAAAGGGACAACTATACCACCAACTCCGACCCCATTAATGCTCAATTAGGTCATATCAACAAACAATTTTTCCAATCGAATCCCCAATCTAATGACTCTCACTCAATTTAACCCACAATCCAATTAATTGTGGTCCCAAATTTCCAATATATAATAACATGAGAAAAACTTGAGTATGATCTTTATGATCTCTAGACGTAGGATACTTGATAATTACTAAAACAACCAAATAAGTTATATGGCTAATTAAGAGACATGATTGGTGAACTCAGTTGTAATCAAAATATGATTATCATTAATTATCGTGCTTTAATTATGATCGATTATCAAAATTCCATACATCTTGTAAGAGATCGCATGCGCCATGAAAGGACAAAGCGCATTGATGTAATTAGTTACCATTTTTTCTGAGATGTTATTGTTTTGGATAGCATTATTGTGAAAAAGATTGATACTTTGACAAAGTCACTTCTAATGGAAACCTTACAGGCTTAGGTTGGTTTTGGCAATTGAAAATCTTGTAGGATTAGGATTGTGACTAATCATCCTCTATCTATTAGGTTTAAGACATTCCTTATAAATATATGCTAGCTTGGGTCTATTTTTGGGCCTATTTTTCTAGAATGTTAATGTTGTATTGAATTTGATCATAGTGAAATTTCTTCTCTTAATCACATAGAATCATTGAATTGTGTGGCTGTTTTATTCTTATGatgttttctatatatttttttttattaacgtgaatgTTTGAGCTAGCTTGCATGTATCccgactaatctcatgggctctgaaattaacaattatgtaagtctccagtagccctgaggtttgtgagactcgaattagtaatttttaaaaaacaaatctagaacTTGACCAATTAAACTATACTCCTTAGAATTTGATATTATACGCaatgtttaataaaaacaatcatgaaaagAAATTGCTTGTACTGGAAAGACTAAAAGGCAATATTTAACGATATAAATAGTATTCGTATGAAAGAATTGCAGGCTCTAAAGGTCAAAAAAATGTATATCTTTTGTTGCTGTAGTCTCAAGCAATGGCTATCAACCATGTACACAAAGTAGCTGCTTTTACTGGGGGAGGATCTCAAATTCCCAATCAAGATTTCATGGAGAGAGAAAAGCAACATCTTCGCAATGAAGAAAAGTACCAATCCTCATGTCCTACTTAGGAAATGGTCACCTTCTttgactttttatccttttcaaggCTTTTGCTTTAATCTTATAAAAGCATGACTTTTTATggggttttttttcccttcaaatatatctcattaaaatatttcaaaaactcgAAGACATTTGATTCTCTTGCAAAATTGGGAAGAGGAACGCTATATCTTTGTTTCAATTCTTGTCTTTTCTATAgtttcattctaaaaaaaaccaagtaattCTCTATAACTTTAGCAATATATTACACACTTAAAAAACTCATGTGGGCTCTTTAAAACACCTCAAGGTAGACatgtttataaaaagaattgatgATGGCTGGAACGTTTGTGCATAAACTAAATTTATCCGCTCTGGAAAGTGATGAAGAGTCGAGGCTCTTTAGCACTATTGaagttctttaatttgtttatacatattttttttgaaaaaaaaagctttaaattcAAAGTCCAGAGCTAGGAAAAAAGGACTTGGAGGTGGAAGAAAAGTGGAAGCAATATAAGAAAAGGAATTACGGGTAAGAAATCATTTTGTAACTTTGCAAGTCACTTGTATATATGATCATTCTACCTTGGCGTGGTATACATCTATAAGAGTGCAATGGCAGGAAAGGAAATTATTTAGTCCATGGAATTTTCTCAGTTCAAAAAACATCCCGTCAAAGAATAAGACCTTAATTATCACCTAGACTGACTTTGTTTTTGGGGGTGGGTGGGGGGAAGAGGGTAAGAAATCAAGGgactgttaattatataaattaatagctTATATGATTTCACTAATTATTCCCATGAAATAACATTTAAGATGAGATCAAGAATATCATTTTGTATATCAATCAAAACTAAATCTTCTAGTTAATTTGATCTTAATCTtctcttgattaattaatttaaaatctttatcCTTGAAGAAATCTTGCTGCCTTCATATATAACGTTAACATCAGGGACGACACAACGCTGAGAGCTTCTAGGAAAATTGTTGACTTTCAAGTAGAGATGTATATGCAAAGCAAGATGCAGATTCTTTTTTcactaatataattatttatttattttttcactttcgTATATAGAATAAGTAAGGATGACATCATATGACTTCATTCTTACGAGGTTCGGGTCTATAttccaaacttgaaaaaacttgcgaatataattatgaaaaaggACCGACCTTTCAGATAGCATCCTATATATCCTTTGTTCCTCAGTTAAATTCAACCCTATTAATGTCCATTGACAAAAGGGTTTTTGTTTACTTGCACGTCTTTAACATTTGTGACCTAATTAAGCACGTTGGATGCTTCATATTTCAGTAAAAGCACGAGAAGTAAACGCAATTTAGTGGTTAAATTTACGACTTCTAATACTTTGGGTTTTTTCAGATCAAATTAATGAGGTAATCATCGTGTAACTTAACACCGAATGAAcctccaatttatttatttatttttttaacagagGAAAAAAGAGATAGAAGAAGTAATTTATGTTTGCAAACATTTAGAGTGGGCATTCTATAGCTGTCAAGGTcttataaatctttttttctttcagagaAAAAACCCtgtatttattcttaattttaaagttaaacttgattaatatttgacTAATCAAGGTAAAATTGTTAAGTCTTTAAACTGATTAAGAGTATAATTAGCAATAGCTAATATTTTCAACAGATGTCAATCATGAAGTggtaaataattcatttttttaatcaattgctAAGTAACTTTTGTCAAATTAACATATTTCCTTGTTGTAGAGTCTCCAGTAAAAATATTGCTGCCTTTACACATGCCATCAACACGACAATTACTATAAAGAGCCCTCTCTTAGCTCCTACAACCCACCCAACTCGACTTTCTCTCTGTGCGCTGCAAATAGCTGCCTTTGGTCGCTTACACATTACCTTATTTGAGCTGCCAAAGGCCAATTTCCTTTCAAGAGAGTATTCAGTATGGAAAAGCTCAACCTTGTTAGAGATGGAATGATCAGATTGCCTCCTGGTTTTCGTTTCCAACCAACTGACGAAGAGCTTGTCTTTCAGTACCTTAAACGCAAAATCCTTTCATGGCCATTGCCTGCTTCAGTCATTCACGAGGTCAATGTCTGCAAGTATGATCCCTGGGAGTTGCCAGGTTAGTCTAATGTTAtaatattcttcaatattttgcCTGTAAAACGTCTCCCTGCATTGGAAGTTAAAAGAAGTAATCATGCCTGTGTTATAGGTGATACGGAGCAAGAAAGATACTTCTTCAGCAACAAGGAGACCAAGTATCCAAATGGAAATAGAGTCAATAGGAGTAGTGCTTCAGGTTATTGGAAAGCAACTGGCTTAGACAAACAAATTATTTCTTCAAGCTGGAAGAATAACCATGTTGTGGGGATGAAGAAGActcttgttttttatagagGGAAGGCGACACATGGGTCTAGAACTGATTGGGTCATGCATGAATATCGACTTGTTAATGTAGGAGAAGAAACTACAGACAATTTTCCACAGACAGAGAATTCAGCCCAGGCAAGTTATTAATTGTTACATATTTTATGCAGCGCTACTGTCTGCATTAATAGGTTTTGCTGCTCaggccaacaaaaaaaattcatattttatagTTTCTGAGTTAATATTGTCGAtcacttttctttgtttttactgatttttcttttttttgataatagtCGGGGTGTTTTAATTATCCAAAGACCTGTCTATCATTGAGTCGTCAATGGTATCCTGGTTACAAAAcagttattaaaaatacaagtaaaaacGCATTAATCTGCAAAGTTAAAGGATGAAAAGAGTTGAAGTGTAAAAAAGAGTTGTTTTTACTGAATAACATTAACTCTGATGTTCTCTGCAGAATTCTTCTTATCAACTGGATAAATGGGTCGTATGCCGAGTATTCCTGAAAAACAAAGGCGGAACAAGAAATGGGATAATTGAAACTTGTACAAATAACAATGCTAGGCGAACTCAGCcaagattttttgattttatggCGAGAGAtgaggttgttttttattcagttcCATCTTCTTCATCGTCATCTTCGAACTCTAGCAGTATAACTGATATCTCTtcaaatgaagaagatgatgagcaAAGCGCGCAGTAGCCACAATTTCTTTTGAACATATTATGTCAAGAACCAAAGGCATgccatgtttttttcattatctttgTATGTCCTGTCTTCAGTTTGTCTATTAAAGGAAATGGATATATTGCatatattcaagaaaattacGTAGCAATTTCTTGGAAGGTAAATTACCTGCAGGAATATCGGTGGTTTATATTTGCAGACTCAAAATGCGGTGAAAATCATCTGAGCCTTTACTAGTTCCgataaaaaaggaaattcaCCGGGTTTTATCTATCCATTTTGATGTGGTAACAAATATGAGATAGCAGTAGCATCCATATCCAAAAGGttgttaaaaatctttttttaacacgagatgaaataaaatataaacttgaattataaacttaaattgtaaaatcatactataaaacattttaattaattacacatTAATAATTCCAGTTAAGtagtaattaacaatataatataattaaaataaaagtgaaataaacaatagaaaagtccaaatacctttattttttttacattgatttctctattttttagaCAAATCAACTCACTTACTTCACCATTTACAATTAATGAATCCCTTTAAATTTTGATAGgttatttaacattaattactcTAAAAGTCAAGCATGTCTATTTACAACTTTTATTCTATAAATTTGCCAATTAAAACAgagaaatatatcaattaatatgTTAATAGTTTACATAAGAAACTATAAGAATGaataagtatttttgttttatgaaaataaaattcataaataattaaatcgttaaaaaaattataataattataattaaaatcaagtCTTTGATTATCAGATTACATAAGTTTTACAagatataaatttgaaataatgaaaatattaagataagATTGCATAATCTTAAACTGTTAATAATATCAGAAGACAGTGGATCTTCCAAAGAGGGTATCATGCAGAAATTTGGTTTTTGATGCATTCGATATCGatgatagatttattttttattttgaagcaGTCGGCAGTCAGGTCAGCTTTACAGTAACTGATATGTACTGTATTGAAATGCAACTGCATTCAAACCGGATGGAACAAATGtaacatttaataaaatgaaggaTCAAATTGCAATCACTATCACCCagatttaagaaagaaaaacttctTATACAAACTTGATCTATGCAAGCCAAAACAGTTTAGCAGATCGGCACGTAAAACTTCTTGTCCGCAAAGATATCGTTActctatgaaaataatatatatatatatatttgttttttcaattgtttttatttattttatgtttatattttttgttattagatATTAACCAAAtgtatgtcaaagaaccaattcaacataatagtttaaactgttaggtgaggtttcaagatataatttatattattctctaacacaccccctcaagtaaaaactctttgagcttgaaacttgcacaagtcCATATTaccttataattaatttttatcaaataaatgaggatggtgagatttgaactcgtgactacttggtcatcaagactctgataccatgtcaaagaaccatctcatccaatagcttaagctgttaggtgaggtttcaagatatgatttatattattctttaacaacgTAATAGTGACTGAATAATTTAGttgatcaaaacaatatgattgttatttttttttgttatttcctaGACCTCTTAAAGACAAAAAGTAAACATGTCGTTAAATTACAACGATTATTGGCAAACAATACGATTAATTCGATCTGCataaagtaaatttaattttcaaagaggaaaaaaaagtgagCAAATGTATATATCAAGTGGTATCAACTTTGTGCAAAAGCAAATCCCTTTTAAGCATAGAACCAGCCATGGTTTcgaatcttatatatatatatatatatatataatagcaaGAATATCTGCACATGGGGTTcacttcaatatatataatctctttccgaaattttgaaaagttaaattCCTAAATACTTCCTTTATATTTGCAAAAGTTGATACTCATGAGTCGGACAAGCATAACTGAGGCTAAAATAATCTGTTTCTTTTAAtccctttatattaatttcttgattaagCAAGAGTCAGCTATTGAATCAGGTTcctaaaagtaattaaattctAGCAATGCATGCACGTATATAGCCTCCACATGTCATGAATCTTCTCGAGGTTAAACCTTTGTTCTTTACTTCTAGTGATCTAAGATTCCTTGGATGGATATGTTTTTCTTGTACTTTGTCAGCTAACATGTCCTAAGTTAATCTATGATGCTATAATATTTTCTCTGTCAGCTTTACTTAAGAAGCACGGTACACAGACACACGCTATTCTTCCTTGTGGGAAGTGAAGTATTCGAAAGCTGATCATGCAAGTAgaacatacatacatgcataaGAATTCTTTgcctaaaggtttttttttttttaatatatatatatatatatacatgctcCTCAGTCCAGTTGAGCACCCAAGTCAATGAATAGCTAcgtaaactaaattaattttaaaatgatattgtattgaaagaacaataaaaattacattattttggacaaaaaaaaattaaaacttcttGAAGTTTACTTGATCGGGTCATACtctaatttgaccaaatcaactgtGTCATGGTTTAACAAATCAAGTTACTCAAGTTTTGTTAGATGAACATccaaaatagtttaaaataaaacttagctCGAGTTAGAGTTAAACTCCAGATCAATCATTACGAGTACTAGATCAATGAATCCACTAGTTTAATAACTAGGATCAGTTTCGTTGGGGAGAAACCACTCTCAACCCTTGTTCATTACTACAGCAACAAAATTCACATGTCTGAATACTACTATTTTCATGCTCCAAAATTGGTGTTAATTAGCATTATTAACCTGCGGTGAACATTATGAATATTGTACAGACATTTTCCAGTTATTTAGGAGCATGACTAGTTTTCTTCAAATACCAAATTAGCTTTCTTACCTCATCGAGGGCCTAAAATAAGGAGGTAAAAGCAGTAGCATATCCTTCCACATCCTATCTTCAACAGAGTTTTTCCTGTCCATGcatataacaattatattttagatatttcagTGAGTGTCGAGCGATCGACACAAAAAGACttgataagataatttttttatgaagcgGTTCGGTCCATATTTAGAGAgcgtaaaaattaatttttatcctaTACAAGATTggtttaaaagaatttttttgtgtATAATA
It encodes:
- the LOC7454744 gene encoding NAC domain-containing protein 83 gives rise to the protein MEKLNLVRDGMIRLPPGFRFQPTDEELVFQYLKRKILSWPLPASVIHEVNVCKYDPWELPGDTEQERYFFSNKETKYPNGNRVNRSSASGYWKATGLDKQIISSSWKNNHVVGMKKTLVFYRGKATHGSRTDWVMHEYRLVNVGEETTDNFPQTENSAQNSSYQLDKWVVCRVFLKNKGGTRNGIIETCTNNNARRTQPRFFDFMARDEVVFYSVPSSSSSSSNSSSITDISSNEEDDEQSAQ